One Spodoptera frugiperda isolate SF20-4 chromosome 10, AGI-APGP_CSIRO_Sfru_2.0, whole genome shotgun sequence genomic region harbors:
- the LOC118277417 gene encoding SCAN domain-containing protein 3, translated as MPPKRKYDDNYIKLGFTSIEVNGETRPQCVLCAVVLSNEALKPNKLERHMKTVHPKFCDRPREFFEGKLANLKKMKIGPSGTSYATSEKTLSASFEVSKLIAKSKKAHTIGESLIKPCMLKVAEELLGAEAVKKIREIPLSNDTVKSRILKMSNDIEDQVIDKIKNSPYFALQCDESTDVSQCCQLLVFIRFLEDDNKFIEELLFSQELETTSQGADVMHAISQYIEKHGLMWERLAGLCTDGAPAMLGSRSGLATLVKTKNPSAITTHCVIHRQALAAKTLPEYFTLALKTAIKVVNYIKKSALNTRLFKQLCSDMNSEHETLLFHTEVRWLSKGNMLARLYELREEVKIFLTNKENKELLDQFCDPKYEIRFAYLVDFFAQINKLNLQLQGSGNLKLQGMSNIFAYEDKIRAFIAKIELWTNKVEKNNFSAFDTLNQIINRQGADIKEEIQKNIMLHLTTLKSEFNRYFPECEDKSIQKLIRNPFIVNVSEVADEIQEEVIELQHDTNLKDTFESGVNIEDFWTQKALSFPKVRDIAIRYLTLFSSTYLCEQGFSTLLIIKNKHRNRLDASADMRLAISNTEPRIQKLVKNMQPQKSH; from the coding sequence ATGCCACCGAAAAGAAAATACGATGACAACTATATTAAGCTGGGCTTTACTTCAATAGAAGTTAATGGAGAAACTAGACCGCAGTGCGTTTTATGCGCAGTTGTTCTTTCCAATGAAGCTTTAAAGCCGAATAAGTTGGAACGTCATATGAAGACCGTGCATCCGAAGTTTTGTGACCGTCCGCGAGAATTCTTTGAAGGCAAACTagcaaatcttaaaaaaatgaaaattggACCCAGTGGAACAAGTTACGCAACGTCGGAAAAGACATTATCTGCATCATTCGAAGTTTCAAAATTGATTGCCAAATCGAAAAAAGCACACACAATCGGCGAGTCTTTAATAAAGCCCTGTATGCTCAAAGTTGCAGAAGAGCTTTTAGGCGCGgaagcggtaaagaaaattcGTGAAATACCGCTTTCTAATGACACAGTTAAGTCGCGCATTCTAAAAATGTCAAATGATATTGAAGACCAAGTTATTGACAAGATTAAAAACAGCCCTTATTTTGCATTACAATGCGATGAGTCTACCGATGTTTCGCAATGCTGTCAATTACTTGTATTTATTCGATTTTTGGAGGACGATAATAAGTTTAtagaagaattattattttctcaggAGCTTGAAACAACGTCTCAAGGTGCAGATGTTATGCATGCAATAAGTCAATATATTGAGAAACATGGACTTATGTGGGAAAGGCTTGCCGGGCTTTGTACTGACGGTGCTCCTGCTATGCTTGGTTCTCGCTCTGGACTTGCTACATTGGTAAAAACCAAAAATCCATCCGCAATTACGACGCACTGCGTTATTCACCGTCAAGCATTAGCTGCCAAAACGCTCCCGGAATATTTTACCTTGGCTCTGAAGACAGCTATAAAAGTAGTTAACTATATTAAGAAGAGCGCACTCAATACTCGTCTATTCAAGCAGTTGTGTTCTGACATGAACTCTGAACACGAAACTCTGCTTTTTCACACAGAAGTTCGCTGGCTTTCAAAAGGAAACATGCTGGCTAGGTTGTATGAACTAAGAGAGGAAGTCAAAATATTCTTAACTAACAAGGAAAATAAAGAGTTGCTAGATCAGTTCTGTGATCCCAAATATGAAATACGTTTTGCTTATCTGGTCGACTTTTttgcacaaataaataaattgaacctGCAACTGCAAGGATCAGGAAATTTGAAGTTGCAAGGCATGAGCAACATATTTGCATATGAAGATAAAATTAGGGCGTTTATTGCTAAAATAGAGCTATGGACCAATAAGGtcgaaaaaaataacttttctgCGTTTGATACGCTCAACCAAATCATTAACAGACAAGGCGCAGACATTAAAGAAGAAATTCAGAAGAATATTATGCTCCATTTGACTACTTTAAAAAGTGAGTTCAATCGCTATTTTCCTGAATGTGAGGACAAAAGTATTCAAAAACTGATTAGGAATCCTTTCATTGTTAACGTTTCCGAAGTCGCTGATGAAATTCAAGAAGAGGTGATTGAATTGCAGCATGACACGAATTTGAAAGATACCTTCGAATCAGGAGTAAATATTGAAGATTTTTGGACTCAAAAAGCATTATCTTTCCCGAAGGTTCGAGACATTGCAATCCGTTACCTAACTTTATTTTCATCCACATATCTATGCGAGCAGGGGTTTTCGACGCttctaattattaaaaacaagcATCGGAACCGGTTAGACGCCTCTGCCGACATGCGATTGGCGATCAGTAACACGGAACCGAGAATACAGAAGTTAGTTAAGAATATGCAACCACAAAAATctcattaa